Proteins from a genomic interval of candidate division KSB1 bacterium:
- a CDS encoding arylsulfatase, translated as MAELNRREFIKRAASAGAAFSFLQCGRESRKPNFILILADDLGYGDLGTYGQEKIKTPVLDRMASQGVRFTQFYAGSTVCAPSRSALMTGQHTGHTRVRGNALVPLEPQDMTIAEILHQAGYTTALIGKWGLGEEGSTGEPRKKGFDYFFGYLNQVHAHNYFPHYIWRNEEKIPLRNKVVFEQEGYAKGVGSAAVERLDYVPDLMIEEAEKFIADHAEEPFFLFFSTTIPHANNEYYLSGAEHGMEIPDYGIYADYDWPEAQKAHAAMISLLDQHVGRIVEKVRQLGIEQDTFIFFSSDNGPHREGGFSPEFSRSSGGLRGIKRDLYEGGIRVPMIAYAPRRIAGGRTIETPFALWDILPTLTDLAGIAAPSGIDGISFATALLGNEKAQRHHDFLYWEFHEGLASQQAVRWGKWKGIRHDPNGAVELYDLSIDSGESRNVAAEHPDVVQAIVDMMQRARTESKEWPLRTAIKQG; from the coding sequence ATGGCAGAGCTAAACCGACGTGAGTTTATCAAACGAGCCGCATCGGCGGGTGCGGCTTTTTCTTTTCTGCAATGCGGAAGGGAGAGTCGGAAGCCGAATTTTATCTTGATTTTGGCGGATGATTTGGGATACGGCGATCTCGGAACCTATGGTCAGGAAAAAATCAAGACGCCGGTCCTCGATCGAATGGCTTCTCAAGGCGTCCGTTTTACGCAGTTCTATGCCGGCAGCACGGTCTGTGCTCCTTCGCGCAGCGCGTTGATGACCGGTCAGCATACGGGGCATACTCGAGTGCGCGGCAATGCTCTGGTACCCTTGGAGCCGCAGGATATGACTATCGCTGAAATTCTGCATCAAGCCGGCTATACAACGGCGCTGATCGGCAAATGGGGACTGGGCGAAGAGGGCTCTACCGGTGAGCCGCGCAAAAAAGGCTTTGATTACTTTTTCGGCTACCTCAACCAAGTACACGCTCATAACTATTTTCCGCATTATATTTGGCGAAATGAAGAAAAGATACCCCTGCGCAACAAAGTGGTGTTCGAACAGGAGGGGTATGCCAAAGGCGTAGGCTCTGCGGCAGTCGAGCGGCTCGATTACGTTCCCGATCTGATGATCGAGGAAGCGGAAAAATTCATTGCGGACCACGCCGAAGAGCCGTTCTTTCTTTTCTTCTCCACCACCATTCCGCATGCCAACAATGAATATTATCTCAGCGGCGCCGAGCACGGCATGGAAATCCCAGATTATGGTATTTATGCCGACTATGATTGGCCGGAGGCACAAAAAGCGCATGCGGCGATGATTTCACTGCTGGATCAGCATGTCGGCCGTATTGTGGAAAAGGTTAGGCAGCTGGGCATCGAGCAGGATACCTTCATCTTTTTCAGCAGCGACAACGGCCCGCATCGCGAGGGAGGGTTTTCACCTGAATTCAGTCGCAGCAGCGGCGGTCTGCGCGGCATCAAACGCGACTTGTATGAAGGCGGCATCCGCGTGCCGATGATCGCTTACGCACCGAGGCGCATCGCAGGCGGTAGAACAATCGAAACCCCGTTTGCTTTATGGGACATTCTGCCGACCTTAACCGATCTGGCCGGAATTGCGGCGCCATCGGGGATTGACGGTATTTCGTTTGCGACCGCTCTTTTGGGAAATGAAAAAGCGCAACGGCATCATGATTTTCTCTATTGGGAATTTCATGAAGGCCTCGCATCGCAACAGGCCGTTCGATGGGGAAAGTGGAAGGGCATTCGTCATGATCCGAACGGTGCTGTGGAATTATACGACTTGTCCATCGATTCAGGAGAATCCCGCAACGTTGCCGCAGAACATCCCGATGTGGTTCAGGCTATCGTCGATATGATGCAGCGGGCACGTACGGAAAGCAAGGAGTGGCCGTTGCGGACCGCGATAAAGCAAGGTTAA
- a CDS encoding GNAT family N-acetyltransferase encodes MSIEVVPFAEHLTPQWEEFVWSANNGTLFHTRRFLSYHPADRFVDASLLFYKKGRLLAVMPAVAWPEQGGRVLISHRGASYGGFVVRDTLSIEEAFALVHAFVDYGRRQGYAALDVTPPPQIYLRRPSNYIDFALIKNGFIYRKREISSVIPLDFSTDEILSTFSEMSRRAVRRGKKLGVTVRETEAPDDYTRFYDILKKNLRLRHGVNPTHTLPELMRLKELYPERIKLFAAFLPDGTMVAGVVMFVCNPRVVLAFYISHDDDYQQYRGVNCLFHDIVDWGIRSGYGFLDFGIFTVNEDPNWGLARFKESFGAQGVFRDSLRLIL; translated from the coding sequence GTGTCGATCGAAGTCGTTCCTTTTGCAGAGCATTTGACGCCGCAGTGGGAAGAGTTTGTCTGGTCGGCCAATAACGGTACCCTGTTCCATACGCGGCGTTTTCTTTCTTATCACCCTGCCGATCGTTTTGTCGACGCTTCGTTGTTGTTTTACAAAAAAGGCCGCCTGTTGGCTGTCATGCCTGCCGTCGCCTGGCCCGAACAGGGAGGACGCGTACTCATTTCCCACCGCGGCGCCTCGTACGGCGGTTTTGTCGTTCGCGATACGCTGTCGATCGAAGAGGCGTTTGCGCTGGTTCATGCGTTCGTCGATTACGGACGTCGTCAGGGTTACGCGGCGCTCGATGTGACCCCTCCGCCGCAAATCTATCTCCGACGTCCCAGCAACTATATCGATTTTGCATTGATCAAGAACGGCTTTATCTACCGCAAGCGGGAGATCTCGAGCGTCATTCCGCTCGATTTTTCGACCGACGAGATTCTGTCGACGTTCAGCGAGATGTCGCGGCGCGCCGTGCGGCGCGGCAAAAAGCTGGGCGTAACGGTGCGCGAGACCGAGGCGCCCGACGATTATACCCGCTTTTACGATATTCTCAAAAAGAATCTGCGCCTTCGCCACGGCGTCAATCCCACACACACTTTGCCGGAATTGATGCGCCTCAAGGAGCTTTATCCGGAACGGATCAAACTGTTTGCAGCTTTTCTGCCCGATGGAACAATGGTCGCCGGCGTCGTCATGTTTGTGTGCAATCCGCGCGTGGTTCTCGCCTTTTACATCTCTCATGACGATGACTATCAGCAGTACCGCGGCGTGAATTGTCTGTTTCACGATATTGTAGATTGGGGCATCCGCAGCGGCTACGGCTTTTTGGATTTCGGCATTTTTACGGTCAACGAGGATCCCAATTGGGGACTGGCGCGCTTTAAAGAAAGTTTTGGCGCTCAGGGCGTTTTCCGCGACAGTCTGCGGCTGATTCTTTGA
- the argF gene encoding ornithine carbamoyltransferase, with amino-acid sequence MKRDFLQIVDFSREEIFTLFKLCADLKAKTKARQEHHLLKGKTLAMLFQKPSTRTRVSFEVGMVQLGGHALYLSPQEVGLGQRESVADVARVLSRYVDGIMARVFGHDIVEGLARHASVPVINGLSDLTHPCQVMGDIFTAAEHKGRYENLKVAFIGDGNNVANSWINLAARLQLDLRIGCPEGYEPNGDILRRAQDAGLSSIRVLHDPIEAVKDADVVYTDVWASMGQEEEAEQRRRIFRPYQVNAELLVHAADDCLFMHCLPAHRGEEVTDEVIDGPHSIVFDEAENRLHIQKAILVHLMAN; translated from the coding sequence GTGAAGAGAGATTTTCTGCAGATTGTCGATTTTTCACGTGAAGAAATTTTTACCCTCTTTAAGCTGTGCGCCGATCTCAAAGCCAAGACCAAAGCAAGACAGGAGCACCATCTGCTGAAAGGCAAGACGCTTGCAATGCTGTTTCAAAAGCCGTCGACCAGAACCAGAGTCTCTTTCGAAGTCGGCATGGTTCAGCTCGGCGGCCATGCCCTTTACCTAAGCCCTCAGGAAGTCGGGTTGGGTCAGCGCGAGTCGGTGGCCGACGTGGCGAGGGTATTGTCGCGTTATGTCGACGGCATCATGGCGCGCGTTTTTGGCCACGACATTGTGGAAGGGCTGGCGCGCCATGCATCGGTACCGGTGATCAACGGGCTGAGCGATCTGACGCACCCTTGTCAAGTAATGGGCGATATTTTTACAGCGGCGGAACACAAAGGACGCTATGAAAATCTAAAGGTGGCGTTCATCGGCGACGGCAACAACGTGGCCAACTCGTGGATCAATCTGGCGGCGCGGCTGCAGCTCGATCTGCGCATCGGTTGTCCGGAAGGTTATGAACCGAACGGCGACATTCTGCGTCGGGCGCAGGATGCCGGTCTCAGCTCCATCCGCGTGCTGCACGACCCGATTGAAGCGGTAAAGGATGCCGATGTGGTCTATACGGATGTTTGGGCGAGCATGGGACAGGAAGAAGAAGCCGAGCAGCGCCGACGCATCTTTCGCCCGTATCAAGTCAATGCCGAATTGCTGGTGCATGCGGCGGACGACTGCCTGTTCATGCATTGTCTGCCCGCTCACCGCGGCGAGGAGGTTACCGATGAGGTCATCGACGGACCTCACTCCATCGTCTTTGACGAAGCGGAGAACCGGCTGCATATCCAAAAGGCGATTCTGGTACATTTGATGGCAAATTGA